A stretch of DNA from Paenibacillus albus:
GCTGGTTGAGCTGACCTTATACCTCGATACACATCCGAATGATCTCCAGGCGTTGCAGCAGTTTAATCAACTGGCCCAGCAGCGGCAGCAATGTGCGACACAGTTCGAGATGGAATTTGGACCGCTTATGCAATTCGGGCACAGTTTCTCCAAATACCCTTGGCAATGGGTCGAAAGCCCTTGGCCTTGGCAAGTTTAAGCGCGAACGAAGGGGAGGCGCTGCCGCATGTGGATTTATGAGAAGAAGCTGCAATACCCGGTTAGGGTCAGCAAATGCGATCCTCGGGTCGCTCGCTATCTAGTCGAGCAGTACGGCGGGGCAGACGGCGAGCTGTCTGCGGCACTACGTTACTTAAATCAACGGTATTCGATACCGGATAAAGTTATTGGCTTACTTACGGACATTGGCACAGAGGAATTCGCCCATTTAGAGATGATAGCGACGATGATCTACAAGCTGACAAAAGACGCGACGCCAAGGCAGTTGGAGGAAGCCGGACTTGGCTCGAATTATGTCAACCACGATAATGGACTGTTCTACGCCAATTCTGCCGGTGTGCCGTGGACGGCTGCATATATCGGCACGAAAGGCGATCCGCTCGCCGACTTGTACGAGGATATTGCGGCGGAGGAAAAAGCGCGTGCGACGTATCAATGGATTATCGATATGACCGACGACGTGGATTTGCAGGATGGATTGAAATTTCTCCGTGAGCGGGAAATTGTGCATGCGATGCGGTTCAAGGAAGCTGTCGAGATACTGAAGGCGGATCGAGACACGAAAAAAGTGTTCTAATGGGTCAGGTAGAGGGCAGACAGCTGGCGTGCCATTACGGTATGCTGGCTTTTTTGTCGTGCGCGAAATCTCAAAGATTATGTAAAATTTTATGCATGGCTGAAACTTTTCGGAGAGAGATGGCGTCTACATGGTACGAACATTACTTGAATTATGGAAATGAGGCAGCTTTCATAGATGGAAACGAATTTACCTGCACGAAGCAGAACGGGATCTTCCTCTGTTCCGCCAAGAAGAACGAATCCCCCGCAGACACCTTTTGCTAAACGGCTTAAGCGGATCGTCAAAGGTGTCGCAATTACTGCAACGGTGTTGTTCATGCTTGGCATTGGAGGCATTATCTGGATGTTTATTACGCCTTCAGGCAACAATTTTCGCTATTTGATCGCGGATACGCTAATTACGACGCAGCATCGTTATTTGGCCAAATATATTATTGGACAGCATGAGCTCGACGGACGAGTGAAAGCCTACCAGAACCGCTTCGATGCTATGGGTGAAGAGCGGGATACGCATCAGATTAACCCTTCTGCAGGAGAGCAGTCAGGTACGGACAGCGGTGCATCAGAGCAGGAGAAGCCGCTCGTGGAGATTGAGAAGATTTCCGGGCATGGATACAGCGGCTACGTCATGACCGTCAATGATCCGAAGAAAATTCGCATCGGTGTGCCGGAGAAGGCGGGCAGAGGCGAACGGGTGCTGAGCATGGTTCAGCGGACCGGTGCGATTGCGGGCGTGAACGGCGGAGGCTTCGCTGATCCGAATTGGCAGGGGAACGGCTTTCAACCGATTGGAATCGTGATGTCGGGCGGAGAGCTGTTCTACAGCGACCTGGGCAAGTCGCGTTCTACCCAAGTCGTCGGGCTCGATAAAGAAGGTAAAATGGTCGCTGGCCGCTATTCGCTAGCCGAGCTGCAGAAGCTTGGCGTGCAGGAAGCGGTGACGTTCCAGCCGCGCATTATCGTCAACGGCAAAGGACTGATTAAGAACGCCGCAGACGGCTGGGGCATTGCGCCAAGAACGGCGATGGGTCAAAGGGAGGACGGTGCCATTCTGTTCGTCGTCATCGACGGCCGCCAGCCGGGCCACAGCATCGGAGCTAACTTATACGATGTGCAAAATATTATGCTCTCGCATGGCGCAGTCATCGCCGCGAACCTCGACGGCGGTTCCTCCACGATGCTCGTGAAGGACGGTGAGGTGCTGAACAAGCCGTCAACGAAGAGCAGCGAGGGCCGGTACTTGCCGTCGGCATGGCTTGTGTTCGAGCATCCGGAGCAGGCGGTTATCTCGAATGTGTGGGCGGGATTGAAGCCGGGGGATATTGATCCGGGGAAATGGTAGAGCTAACGGAAGAGAGCGGGGCTAACGGGCTAACTGGCGCTGAACGCGACGGGAGTCAACGGGAGCTAAAGAGTGCTAACGGACACCAGACGCCTTATTTGGAGCAAATGGCTCGTTTCTAGAATGTAACGGATCACAGCGACGCTATTTCGGCGAAAGCAGCCTTTTTAGGCTGTTGAAGCAGCGAATAGGGCTTCTGGAGTCCGTTACATTTTTTTGTGGGCTGATTTTGAACGAATAAGGTTTGTACGATCCGTTAGCCGAGAGAGCAGTGGCTGGTTGGCGGAGGAGAGCCAGTGGTGAGAGGCGGTCGATGCTCAATTTGCAGAACGGGGCAGTCTATACGACAGACTGATGGTCAGCCTTGCGAGTCTTGCACCTCTGGCTTCTTTTCCAGTATGATAAAATGCAATAAATGGTGAAATGGGGTTTGTTCCGTTGAGCAGCTTGGGGCAGTTAGCGAGACCAGAAGCAATAATTTTTGATATGGACGGTACGTTGTTTGAGACCGATACGCTGCTTGTTCACGTACATGAGCGGATCTTCGAGACGCTTCGCAAAGAGGGGCTGTACATGCAGCCTACTCCGCCGGTGGAGAAGCTGCTCGCGTGTCTCGGCATGCTGCTTGAAGATATTTGGCGCAAAGTGATGCCCGATGCCTCGGAGGCAGCGCAGCGCCGAGCGGACGAGCTCATGCTGCAATATGAGCTGGAAGGACTCGCGGCTGGCGAGGGCAGTCTCTATCCGCATGTGGAGGAGACGCTGCGGCAGTTGAATGAACGTGGGTTTAAGCTGTTCGTCGCGAGCAACGGGCTGGAGAAGTACGTGAAAGAGGTAGCGAGCCACAAGGGCATCGCAGCGCTGTTCGATGGCTTGTACAGCGCAGGCGAGTACGGCACCGCTTCGAAGGTTCAGCTTGTCGCGCGGCTGAT
This window harbors:
- a CDS encoding spore coat protein CotJB — encoded protein: MNKKLDENYYKKLLELQQLDFALVELTLYLDTHPNDLQALQQFNQLAQQRQQCATQFEMEFGPLMQFGHSFSKYPWQWVESPWPWQV
- a CDS encoding phosphodiester glycosidase family protein; the encoded protein is MLGIGGIIWMFITPSGNNFRYLIADTLITTQHRYLAKYIIGQHELDGRVKAYQNRFDAMGEERDTHQINPSAGEQSGTDSGASEQEKPLVEIEKISGHGYSGYVMTVNDPKKIRIGVPEKAGRGERVLSMVQRTGAIAGVNGGGFADPNWQGNGFQPIGIVMSGGELFYSDLGKSRSTQVVGLDKEGKMVAGRYSLAELQKLGVQEAVTFQPRIIVNGKGLIKNAADGWGIAPRTAMGQREDGAILFVVIDGRQPGHSIGANLYDVQNIMLSHGAVIAANLDGGSSTMLVKDGEVLNKPSTKSSEGRYLPSAWLVFEHPEQAVISNVWAGLKPGDIDPGKW
- a CDS encoding manganese catalase family protein, which translates into the protein MWIYEKKLQYPVRVSKCDPRVARYLVEQYGGADGELSAALRYLNQRYSIPDKVIGLLTDIGTEEFAHLEMIATMIYKLTKDATPRQLEEAGLGSNYVNHDNGLFYANSAGVPWTAAYIGTKGDPLADLYEDIAAEEKARATYQWIIDMTDDVDLQDGLKFLREREIVHAMRFKEAVEILKADRDTKKVF
- a CDS encoding HAD family hydrolase, translated to MGFVPLSSLGQLARPEAIIFDMDGTLFETDTLLVHVHERIFETLRKEGLYMQPTPPVEKLLACLGMLLEDIWRKVMPDASEAAQRRADELMLQYELEGLAAGEGSLYPHVEETLRQLNERGFKLFVASNGLEKYVKEVASHKGIAALFDGLYSAGEYGTASKVQLVARLMADHGVTSAWMVGDRSSDVEAGKGNGLQVVGCAYAVYGRQEELQGSDALISDFRQLLELAGE